The following coding sequences are from one Candidatus Nitrohelix vancouverensis window:
- a CDS encoding macrocin O-methyltransferase yields the protein MTNKWLQRWRGRIKKYAERYLLRPDMENDAAFQALYKQVGSRENKFTMTPMERCYALYNAVRYVQESGIAGDFVECGVWRGGSSMLAALTLIAQNDPSRQLYLFDTFEGMPQPTDKDVDLHGSPYQKIWKQEKELLSVSLEDVQRNIESTRYPKEKITLVKGMVEDTIPENAPEKIALLRLDTDFYDSTYHELQHLYPRLVPGGILIIDDYGHFMGAREATDKYFSETNQKILLNRADYSCRLGIKPG from the coding sequence TTGACGAACAAATGGTTGCAACGCTGGCGCGGTCGCATAAAAAAATACGCGGAGCGCTACCTCCTGCGCCCGGACATGGAAAACGACGCGGCCTTCCAGGCGCTCTACAAACAAGTCGGAAGCCGGGAAAACAAATTCACCATGACGCCGATGGAGCGTTGCTACGCTCTGTACAACGCCGTGCGCTATGTTCAGGAAAGCGGCATCGCAGGCGACTTCGTCGAATGCGGCGTCTGGCGCGGCGGCAGTTCCATGCTGGCGGCGCTCACGCTCATCGCACAGAACGACCCGTCCCGGCAATTATACCTGTTCGACACCTTCGAAGGAATGCCGCAACCCACGGATAAAGACGTGGACCTGCACGGCTCGCCCTATCAAAAAATCTGGAAACAGGAAAAAGAACTGCTCAGCGTTTCTCTGGAAGACGTGCAACGCAATATCGAATCGACCCGCTACCCCAAAGAAAAAATCACACTGGTGAAGGGCATGGTCGAGGACACCATCCCGGAAAACGCCCCGGAAAAAATTGCCCTGTTGAGGCTGGACACGGACTTCTACGACTCCACCTATCACGAATTGCAACACCTCTACCCGCGCCTGGTCCCCGGCGGCATTTTGATCATCGACGACTACGGGCATTTCATGGGCGCGCGCGAGGCGACGGACAAGTATTTTTCCGAAACGAATCAAAAAATCCTGCTCAACCGCGCGGACTACTCCTGTCGACTGGGAATAAAACCCGGCTGA